One window of the Yamadazyma tenuis chromosome 6, complete sequence genome contains the following:
- a CDS encoding uncharacterized protein (EggNog:ENOG503P2JE; COG:K), with product MFSRYTNSAMESELSVIKSKISLLEQNIKGPNVPADADRATRLPESTNGYSMPRFGGGSLTFNTTPQLAATPSPNSSVQLPPMNWVPVLGDPVSYRDGVIPGDPVLEKLKYLAKNPYVSSDETISFYDGINSLLLNNFKRRINFGIFSWQAFIVKDRGARLVMKYLSSSKRDMLELVDGKVLAKDTPGNAQEREFKIKAIESTDSSDLIPYKKVSSSSVNSEGSKLSQKIISSTAVSLGLVMNSSIDDELKLADKVLSVLPCKKVVWLLVNKFFMDVYPFMSFFDEESFKSEITRLIGPEDYVLENVEKINVEKRLDYAYIGNLLVMLRLAYLSMFSNRQEVNEENLRSTDTSREAQDTKFLLSNPISIQIVYMAEQCLLQFDLLRKSSFVVLQFMYLLTLYHKFGPEEGEGADGGTALITNGMMIQSAYQMAINREPEAFEEGKDDEKFNNLLRKLWFFMLISDIGQVYQYGTPLAIQPEFYDTRLPFYKKGNENIKDVEMEKDVISTFAYFEGFYIKLVSILKKVINLRQPSRMKDITEMLSDFEMTIYKTFGNIEDFMISFKDDAYRYPFTKIMKCKNLINLTGFVSSMASGFMQNFELKGNMELFIYYLKKVVCVGTLSMVPFYSELICRNHINFGPTADFILNPYLLLYMHKSSQFTLSLILRVNATVHSLKRSTTHSTDMKSYDYQVRFYKYAQLSKYMEAVSKYNITSISRLANRYYYAWRVSKAHNYLLLAHTSNEIYDECDFYEVVKWFQEIPMSDIDELIDMYKGTLDKIKERKYFCPEEIKRRKTQSEPEFNRTSSFSTNLEGVEPSPITSYNDPPNQENSLPSFSSDIEAGYNDMLNNKEVDKLWAQITSDFTKDTKDTKDESKDMSFLEFFSQEKYDDNIWGLYDAFV from the coding sequence ATGTTTTCAAGGTACACAAATAGTGCTATGGAATCCGAGTTGCTGGTGATCAAACTGAAAATCTCGTTATTGGAACAAAATATCAAGGGTCCGAACGTACCAGCCGATGCCGACAGGGCTACGAGACTTCCCGAACTGACAAACGGCTATTCGATGCCGCggtttggtggtggaagtttgaCGTTCAATACCACACCTCAGCTCGCTGCCACTCCATCTCCTAATCTGTCAGTGCAACTCCCGCCCATGAACTGGGTGCCAGTTTTGGGCGACCCGGTGAGCTACAGAGATGGTGTAATACCCGGTGACCCGGTGCTCGAAAAATTGAAGTATTTGGCCAAAAACCCGTACGTGTCTCTGGATGAGACCATCAGCTTTTATGATGGAATCAACTCATTGCTTCttaacaacttcaagaggAGGATTAATTTTGGGATCTTTAGCTGGCAAGCGTTTATTGTCAAAGATCGAGGTGCGAGGCTCGTTATGAAATATTTAAGTTCCAGCAAAAGAGATATGTTGGAGCTTGTGGATGGTAAGGTGTTGGCTAAAGACACCCCGGGCAATGCGCAAGAACGGGAGTTCAAAATAAAGGCCATTGAGTCTACTGATTCTAGTGATTTGATACCGTACAAGAAGGTGTCATCCTCATCTGTTAATTCCGAGGGCAGTAAGCTAAGCCAGAAAATCATCAGCAGCACCGCGGTTTCGCTTGGACTAGTTATGAATTCTTCGATAGAcgatgagttgaagttggccGACAAGGTGCTCAGTGTGCTACCTTGTAAAAAAGTTGTGTGGCTCTTGGTGAACAAGTTTTTCATGGATGTGTATCCATTCAtgtctttctttgatgaagagcTGTTCAAAAGTGAAATCACCAGACTCATAGGCCCTGAAGATTatgttttggaaaatgtGGAAAAGATAAACGTTGAAAAGCGGTTGGATTACGCCTACATAGGAAACCTTTTGGTGATGCTCCGGCTTGCGTACTTATCGATGTTTTCAAACCGTCAAGAAGTGAATGAAGAGAATTTGAGATCCACAGACACCAGTAGGGAAGCCCAAGACACAAAGTTCCTCTTATCGAACCCAATAAGTATTCAAATCGTGTACATGGCGGAGCAGTGCTTACTCCAGTTTGACTTACTTCGTAAGTCCAGCTTTGTTGTGCTCCAATTCATGTATCTCTTGACCCTATATCATAAGTTTGGCCCcgaagaaggtgaaggtgCTGATGGAGGTACAGCTTTAATCACCAATGGGATGATGATTCAGAGTGCATACCAGATGGCTATCAATCGAGAACCAGAAGCATTcgaagaaggaaaagatgatgaaaaattcaacaatttaCTTCGTAAGTTATGGTTCTTTATGTTGATAAGTGATATCGGCCAAGTTTATCAATATGGGACGCCTCTTGCAATCCAACCGGAGTTTTATGACACTAGATTACCGTTTTACAAAAAGGGTAACGAGAATATCAAAGATGTGGAAATGGAAAAAGATGTGATTTCTACGTTTGCATATTTCGAAGGATTCTACATCAAATTGGTCAgtatcttgaagaaagtaATTAACCTTCGACAACCAAGCAGAATGAAAGATATCACAGAGATGCTACTGGATTTTGAGATGACCATCTACAAAACATTTGGAAACATTGAGGATTTCATGATCAGCTTTAAAGATGATGCCTATAGGTACCCCTTCACTAAGATCATGAAATGcaagaatttgatcaacttgactgGATTCGTATCCAGCATGGCCTCAGGATTCATGCAAAATTTCGAACTTAAAGGCAACATGGAGTTGTTCATATACTACCTCAAAAAAGTCGTTTGTGTCGGTACGTTGTCAATGGTCCCATTCTACAGCGAGCTTATCTGTAGAAACCACATCAACTTTGGGCCCACAGCtgatttcatcttgaaTCCCTACCTCCTTTTGTATATGCACAAATCGAGTCAGTTCACGTTGTCGCTTATACTAAGAGTTAATGCCACAGTGCACTCATTAAAGCGGTCTACCACCCACTCCACTGACATGAAGTCCTACGACTATCAGGTAAGATTCTACAAGTATGCCCAGTTGTCCAAGTACATGGAAGCAGTGCTGAAGTACAACATCACCTCGATCTCCCGTTTAGCTAATCGGTACTACTATGCTTGGAGAGTGTCCAAAGCCCACAATTATCTTCTTTTGGCGCACACTCTGAACGAAATCTACGATGAGTGTGATTTCTATGAGGTGGTGAAGTGGTTCCAGGAAATCCCCATGTCTGATATCGACGAGTTGATAGATATGTACAAAGGGACTTTggacaaaatcaaagaaagaaaataCTTCTGCCCCGAAGAAATAAAACGAAGAAAAACCCAATCAGAACCAGAGTTTAACAGAACATCTTCGTTCCTGACCAACTTAGAAGGAGTGGAACCTTCACCTATTACCCTGTACAATGATCCGCCAAACCAGGAGAACTCACTACCATCATTTTCCAGCGATATCGAGGCTGGCTATAACGATATGTTGAATAACAAGGAGGTTGACAAGCTTTGGGCTCAAATTACCAGTGATTTTACCAAGGACACCAAGGACACCAAGGACGAGTCTAAAGATATGCTGTTTCTAGAATTCTTTTCACAGGAGAAGTATGATGACAATATCTGGGGGCTTTATGACGCCTTTGTTTAG
- a CDS encoding uncharacterized protein (EggNog:ENOG503PW6R) has product MLSQYPIANLCGKRFFQSTAVIYKAKDANKQALRNLGMSLQNGIKNKQAKNEDIGIDDMDEEHKDNYKILQNYYDSISHMTTEDLLIQQNLDEGKQFRSFPSEHYLDRKNLIKNLPDEIDIFNTSLSKIEKIYKDLGKLDKDKSVQLKYYKRYLRNYSDPILRILQEFNGISDKFKMLRRNELDKLFLNPNSSLFNDNLFHLPYNVVGFDRSLSGFPLRTGKHRLTDICYPQEFIQDLQQCSPKVKLHKKDLDFVEYNENSISINPDDLIKPSNAKIDKAMNLIYNELDVPKKFILMDDLGQYKILRFNFLNKFNSIVETEINTLKASLQKEIELILSSDNQSTNMLLFNHQFFKNNSFKLCDFLKDTGRGSNGGATTSANMLIISYNVKELNLIPYNYLTDKSTRSRRRLFNHIFKLFLINLTDQIETLIRMKYSNRKQVFVNNLNAKISNIIRFKLLNLFDRVNQLKTIPIDQSVVLKPYYNRSFKRLYNYTKIPGSLHRRSATQFKLVDLEDKLKILQSSSTMAYKKLQNSAALPPLPKLRVRKPFLNKSNNQCLVMMSTLLNCWAANGEGSSPCLEAETDLKKCMETFKPEKKQLSSINYHASRLYPKLRGNTND; this is encoded by the exons ATGTTGAGCCAGTATCCTATAGCAAACTTATGTGGCAAACGATTTTTCCAACTGACAGCTGTTATTTATAAGGCTAAAGATGCCAACAAACAGGCGTTGAGAAATTTAGGGATGTCCCTTCAAAATGGCATTAAGAACAAACAGGCCAAGAACGAAGATATAGGTATTGACGACATGGATGAAGAGCATAAGGATAACTACAAGATCCTCCAAAACTATTACGACAGCATTTCCCACATGACTACTGAAGATTTACTCATTCAACAGAATTTGGATGAGGGAAAGCAGTTCCGATCATTTCCCTCAGAGCACTATTTGGACaggaagaacttgataaaGAACTTACCCGACGAAATcgatatcttcaacacctcgtTGTCGAAAATCGAGAAGATTTATAAGGACTTGGGCAAGCTTGATAAGGATAAATCAGTACAGTTGAAGTACTATAAGCGATATTTGAGAAATTACTCGGATCCCATCCTAAGGATACTTCAGGAATTCAACGGAATAAGTGACAAGTTTAAGATGCTACGCAGAAATGAGTTGGACAAGTTATTTTTGAATCCAAACTCTTCATTGTTCAATGACAACTTATTTCATTTGCCATACAATGTGGTGGGTTTTGATAGATCGCTAAGTGGGTTTCCTTTGCGGACCGGAAAGCACCGGTTGACAGACATATGCTATCCCCAAGAATTTATCCAGGACTTACAGCAGTGTAGTCCCAAAGTCAAGCTTCATAAGAAAGATTTGGATTTCGTCGAATATAACGAGAATTCCATATCGATAAATCCCGACGATTTGATAAAGCCTAGTAATGCCAAGATTGACAAGGCGATGAATTTAATCTATAATGAGCTTGACGTCCCCAAAAAGTTTATTCTAATGGACGACTTGGGCCAGTATAAGATCTTGagattcaacttcttgaataaATTCAACTCGATTGTGGAAACCGAAATCAATACTTTGAAAGCTTCCCTCCAGAAAGAAATAGAGTTGATTCTCTCGTCCGATAACCAATCAACCAATATGCTCCTTTTCAACCATCAGTTCTTTAAAAACAACTCTTTTAAATTATgtgatttcttgaaggataCCGGGAGAGGATCGAATGGCGGTGCCACTACGTCCGCCAATATGCTAATAATCAGCTATAACGTTAAAGAGCTCAATCTTATCCCATACAACTACTTAACCGATAAATCCACCAGGAGTCGCCGGAGACTTTTCAACCATATTTTCAAGCTTTTCttaatcaacttgacaGACCAAATTGAGACTTTGATACGGATGAAGTACTCGAACCGAAAACAGGTGTttgtcaacaacttgaacgcCAAGATCTCCAACATCATCAGGTTTAAATTactcaacttgtttgatcGGgtcaaccagttgaaaaCGATTCCCATTGACCAGTCGGTGGTACTTAAGCCATATTATAACCGGAGTTTCAAGAGGCTCTATAACTACACCAAAATCCCTGGTTCTCTACACAGGAGATCTGCCACACAGTTCAAGCTTGTGGATCTAGAAGATAAACTCAAG aTCCTCCAATCTTCATCCACTATGGCTTATAAGAAGTTACAAAACTCAGCGGCGTTGCCTCCGTTGCCCAAGTTGCGGGTGAGAAAAcccttcttgaacaagtccaacaatcagtgtttggtgatgatgtcGACTCTTTTAAACTGTTGGGCTGCTAATGGTGAAGGTTCGTCGCCGTGCTTGGAAGCTGAGACcgatttgaaaaagtgtATGGAAACCTTCAAGCCCGAGAAGAAGCAATTATCGTCCATCAACTACCATGCCTCCAGATTGTACCCCAAGTTGAGAGGTAACACGAACGATTAG
- the PCL1 gene encoding PHO85 cyclin-1 (EggNog:ENOG503NYEI; COG:D), whose translation MDSVDSKAIELFIKSPIDQDLVQKVIVKTLQIIPCDKNSTVYVDDDKKLPSVSKFLNTLIQALDLNNGILMSTVVYLNRLKSKLPKNCKGLTSTRHRILLSCLILSIKFNNDFSMKNYDWLKLTNKLFNLKDINLMERQLLYLLNWHLLVNEFELFHHFSQLLCPIKDNLMNKYRMKQYLKQQQKLHATSPKILASSPQTGTGPFPAPPITPISASPISSQRSFESHPISSTFSTIRKSSSASIYSSSSAESAFTCDRSRPSPNSSFDSLDNISMESIEPTTQKLRSIPVDVNPLIELTALNEQYQLNKLLESFHHTTL comes from the coding sequence atggATTCTGTGGACTCTAAAGCCATCGAGCTCTTCATCAAATCGCCTATCGACCAGGACcttgttcaaaaagtcataGTTAAAACCTTACAAATAATCCCCTGCGACAAGAATTCCACTGTttatgttgatgatgataaaaAGCTTCCTTCGGTGCTGAAGTTCTTAAACACTCTCATCCAGGCcttggacttgaataaCGGCATCCTCATGTCTACCGTGGTGTATTTAAACCGGTTGAAATCCAAATTACCTAAAAACTGCAAAGGGTTAACTTCCACCAGACACAGGATTTTATTATCGTGTTTGATTTTATccatcaaattcaacaatgaCTTTAGCATGAAAAACTACGACTGGTTAAAGTTGACTAAcaagctcttcaacttgaaggacaTAAATCTCATGGAAAGACAGCTcttatacttgttgaactggCACTTGCTTGTCAATGAGTTTGAGTTGTTTCATCACTTTTCCCAGCTTTTGTGTCCCATCAAAGacaatttgatgaacaagtATAGAATGAAGCAGTACTTGAAACAACAGCAAAAGTTGCACGCCACATCACCCAAAATACTCGCTTcttcaccacaaacagGAACCGGACCTTTCCCAGCCCCTCCTATCACCCCAATCTCAGCATCACCAATCTCCTCGCAAAGATCATTCGAGTCTCACCCAATATCATCCACATTTTCGACTATCAGAAAGTCATCATCCGCATCCATTtattcttcatcttcagcaGAGTCGGCTTTTACTTGCGATAGATCTAGACCTAGCCCCAACTCATCATTTGATTCATTAGACAATATCAGCATGGAATCGATTGAACCCACCACCCAAAAACTCAGGTCCATTCCCGTGGACGTCAACCCTTTAATCGAGTTAACCGCCTTAAACGAACAATACCAGCTCAACAAGCTCTTGGAGAGCTTCCATCATACCACCCTTTAA
- a CDS encoding uncharacterized protein (COG:K; EggNog:ENOG503Q3NM), producing MDTSLKRRHRIPSSCSVCRKRKSRCDRVKPVCGSCRKKSIAHLCYYENDDDSDSTRKGSRDMTNVAVMEVSPATSVAPPAAMVSAPGSALDQPPSDGSQTGVFSYYPGGIPSTESFGSTNSQIDYSSNHASISGSALPQAPPGLGVPGPPSVHSTTASSFQYEVPYHHIAPPPTGPPAPNNIPIMSHQSIPSINYYDDGEGFRPQDPKNVQLPPIKNSNDRSMVVSIGPNSQLRIDPNDEIEAFFDNASFPLSLEGPYLQNHGFLTYVGLTKSDRFVKFFRKFAVELLKKGEIAQFIPKKKRKKTSNESSPQNKRYRSSQHSTPGGGPKSGMSQDLTSMDVSPRSEKFSPRDTKRTPKEDIASPAMLDDDRLDVEIEPNRLLTNEHNGRVGDDSNGVLRRAPGNGDTKNGHGEEEKSEKKAVAKKDSTEEQEEGEGEGEEEEEEEGEEEEEEGEEEDILVITRINIAKDEKDNMEKKKKEIPLSILPGLKALYSGRNSRKEYYKIVEKALVSVFPSKFTVIHLFDRFMKWVYPFIPIVNQDMVMKDFYSVTDQFLESEDGRHTSFNIKSDKHLNILGIMLVTLRLGYLSLIHNHRIHNQYSELEISIVEECKSVSFQTFADVVNLCIPDEHTSSISTFRMVQLLSLVYFYRQVAPNDCHGVGAADSQILFGTTVRHALSIGLNRDPLKFFEHETINKNKELIECWRSMWHYLAVTDAATSMHRSSILSIYDAEVSDVAFPNYMHSGTELEETFRTINKISKSYRKICKILSNFQKKPRIIDILAETNILEHIFLEFFGKDFFKDYICKSARESTFQTGSKEHEESYLKIVKYLTFISLRANLSSVYYVIALNYERKYNDDKTTSISSGVELFKIHFKSVVQLVYIMSYVFDNSVELFGKNYDYVLTAANERYMIKTHSFLTSFFIRLIHQKQLLTFKTFEPDSAERLQAINQLFNLILVEAELFVGNFRLLSLRYVNSYKIYVLTYYVLKQCMQNAEVFFAYALSDVSTILDTTNMLQYFSASEIKYLCKLCEEFRFAKDNQHRQRRANEMFNMNFQHGGTFEDEDLKDKPTEEEAISPSDNRGGDVNGMEKDVSSVLRGQTDTPMGGLDSVLSSMNFGSFSDANFKSDDFMKFFELYGDPSNPHLE from the coding sequence ATGGATacttctttgaaaagaagacaCAGAATCCCCTCGTCGTGCTCGGTCTGCCGCAAGCGTAAGTCACGGTGTGACAGGGTTAAGcctgtttgtggatcatGTCGGAAGAAGTCAATTGCCCATCTTTGCTATTATGAAAACGATGATGACTCAGATTCCACCAGAAAAGGGTCCAGAGACATGACAAATGTTGCTGTGATGGAGGTGCTGCCGGCGACATCGGTGGCACCACCCGCCGCCATGGTATCGGCGCCTGGTCTGGCCTTAGACCAGCCTCCGTCTGATGGCAGTCAGACGGGAGTGTTTAGTTACTACCCAGGCGGAATCCCTAGTACCGAATCGTTCGGCAGCACTAATAGCCAGATCGACTACTCGAGCAACCATGCCCTGATATCGGGGCTGGCCCTCCCGCAAGCCCCACCCGGCCTCGGGGTACCAGGCCCACCATCAGTTCATTCCACCACTGCTTCCTCGTTCCAGTACGAGGTTCCGTATCACCACATCgctccaccaccaactggtCCTCCGGCCCCTAATAACATTCCTATAATGTCACACCAGTCCATTCCTTCTATCAACTACTACGATGACGGCGAAGGCTTCCGTCCTCAGGATCCTAAAAATGTCCAACTCCCTCCCATAAAAAACTCGAACGACAGGCTGATGGTGGTATCGATTGGCCCAAACTCACAGTTACGGATAGACCCCAACGATGAGATCGAGGCGTTCTTCGACAACGCTAGCTTCCCGTTACTGCTTGAAGGTCCATACTTGCAGAACCATGGGTTTTTGACGTATGTGGGGCTAACAAAGAGTGACCGGTTCGTCAAGTTTTTTAGGAAGTTTGCTGTCGAATTGCTCAAAAAGGGTGAAATTGCCCAGTTTATACCCAAAAAGAAGCGAAAAAAGACCAGTAACGAGTCTTCTCCCCAAAACAAACGGTACCGTTCTTCCCAGCACTCGACTCCAGGTGGTGGACCCAAGTCGGGCATGAGCCAGGATTTGACATCGATGGATGTTTCACCCAGGTCCGAAAAATTCAGTCCCAGAGATACGAAGAGAACCCCCAAAGAGGACATTGCTTCGCCTGCTATGCTCGATGACGATCGTCTTGATGTTGAGATTGAGCCGAATAGGTTATTGACAAACGAGCACAATGGCCGTGTGGGAGACGATTCTAATGGAGTGCTCAGAAGAGCTCCAGGAAATGGAGACACAAAAAATGGccatggagaagaagaaaagtcTGAGAAAAAAGCCGTGGCCAAAAAAGACAGTACTGAAGAACAAGAGGAAGGGGAAGGGGAAggggaagaagaagaagaagaggaaggggaagaagaagaggaagagggtgaagaagaggatatTTTGGTGATTACCAGAATCAACATTGCTAAGGACGAAAAGGATAatatggagaagaagaagaaggaaataCCATTGTCGATTTTACCAGGGCTTAAGGCGTTGTACCTGGGTAGAAATTCCCGTAAGGAGTACTACAAGATCGTTGAGAAAGCGTTGGTGAGCGTGTTTCCTTCTAAATTTACAGTGATCCATCTTTTTGACCGGTTCATGAAGTGGGTGTATCCCTTTATTCCCATTGTGAATCAGGATATGGTGATGAAAGATTTCTATTCGGTTACAGACCAGTTTCTTGAACTGGAAGATGGACGGCATACCTCCTTCAATATCAAGAGTGACAAGCACTTGAATATACTTGGGATAATGTTAGTCACATTACGCCTTGGATACTTAAGTTTGATCCATAATCATCGGATTCACAACCAGTATTCGGAACTTGAAATTTCTATTGTGGAGGAGTGCAAAAGTGTATCTTTCCAGACATTTGCCGATGTGGTAAACTTGTGTATTCCGGATGAGCACACTTCACTGATAAGTACATTCCGAATGGTACAACTATTGTCGTTGGTGTACTTTTACCGTCAGGTCGCTCCCAATGATTGTCATGGAGTAGGAGCTGCCGATTCCCAGATTCTATTTGGTACTACTGTCAGACATGCCTTATCAATAGGTTTAAACAGGGATCCTCTCAAGTTTTTTGAACACGAAACCATTAACAAGAATAAGGAGTTGATTGAATGTTGGAGAAGTATGTGGCATTATTTGGCGGTCACCGATGCGGCTACCTCGATGCACCGGTCTTCAATTTTGAGCATTTATGACGCTGAAGTTTCGGATGTTGCTTTCCCCAACTACATGCACAGTGGTACggagcttgaagaaaccttCAGAACCATAaacaagatctccaagTCTTACAGGAAAATCTGCAAAATATTGAGCAACTTCCAAAAAAAACCAAGGATTATTGATATACTAGCAGAGACAAATATTTTGGAACACATTTTCCTTGAATTCTTCGGTAaagatttcttcaaagattaCATCTGTAAATCTGCCAGAGAATCCACTTTCCAAACCGGTAGCAAGGAACACGAAGAATCGTATTTGAAGATCGTCAAGTATTTGACATTTATTCTGTTGAGAGCCAACTTGTCATCCGTTTACTACGTAATTGCCTTGAACTACGAGAGGAAATACAACGACGACAAAACCACGAGTATAAGCTCGGGAGTCGAGCTTTTCAAAATACATTTTAAAAGCGTGGTGCAATTGGTGTATATCATGTCTTATGTTTTCGACAATTCGGTCGAGCTTTTCGGCAAGAACTACGACTATGTGTTGACTGCGGCAAACGAACGATATATGATCAAAACCCACAGTTTCTTGACGTCATTCTTTATCAGGTTGATCCACCAGAAGCAACTCTTGACGTTTAAGACGTTTGAACCCGATCTGGCAGAACGGCTTCAAGCAATCAACCagctcttcaatttgataCTTGTGGAAGCTGAGTTATTCGTGGGGAACTTCCGTCTATTGAGTCTACGGTACGTCAATTCGTACAAAATCTACGTGTTGACTTACTACGTACTCAAACAGTGCATGCAAAATGCCGAAGTATTCTTTGCGTACGCTTTGAGTGATGTGTCGACCATTTTGgacaccaccaacatgCTTCAATATTTTTCTGCTAGCGaaatcaagtacttgtGCAAGCTATGTGAGGAATTCAGGTTTGCCAAAGACAATCAGCACAGACAGAGACGTGCTAATGAGATGTTCAATATGAACTTTCAACATGGCGGAACCTTTGAGGACGAAGACTTAAAAGACAAACccactgaagaagaagccatcAGCCCCAGTGACAACAGAGGAGGCGATGTAAATGGAATGGAGAAGGACGTATCTAGTGTGTTAAGGGGTCAGACGGATACTCCTATGGGAGGTCTTGACCTGGTCCTTCTGCTGATGAACTTTGGAAGTTTCAGCGACGCGAACTTCAAAAGCGACGACTTTATGAAGTTTTTCGAACTCTATGGTGACCCCAGCAATCCGCATTTGGAGTGA